In a single window of the Osmerus eperlanus chromosome 2, fOsmEpe2.1, whole genome shotgun sequence genome:
- the ankrd40 gene encoding ankyrin repeat domain-containing protein 40 isoform X3, which yields MTCLHWACKRNHKHVVSYLLNSGADKEILTAKDELAAQLTSKPEIKRLLGGKLQKVPEVKELELPFIPNYLSNPPFMYSKMDNKAELILNPLSNQNGSGGDHSEYPHSDPASLSPTHESQQPLQQQSLPADPPGPREGAFVPVSEQNGVSSSLAMHTANGPLPMDLSVEPHLVNHGEYPYSVTYNGPVCSSALPSPSPSTTSSGSQAQGANANASTNPSITRQQSVPQQLNCGQTAGGPMPAFQPFFFTSTFPVNVQELVLKVRIQNPNARENDFIEVELDRQELTYRALLRVCCRELDLSAEHVEKIRKLPNTMLRKDKDVARLQDFQELEVVLEKAEGLSLFSAAGSLTDRPCYNMKASRLTY from the exons AT GACCTGTTTGCACTGGGCCTGCAAGCGAAACCACAAACATGTGGTGTCATACCTGCTGAACTCTGGTGCTGACAAAGAAATCCTCACAGCTAAGGATGAGTTGGCTGCTCAGCTAACTTCCAAACCAGAAATCAAAAGACTGTTGGGAGGAAAGCTGCAA AAAGTGCCTGAAGTCAAAGAGCTTGAGTTGCCATTCATCCCAAATTACCTTTCCAACCCTCCGTTTATGTATAGCAAAATGGACAACAAGGCTGAGCTTATCCTTAACCCGCTGTCAAACCAAAATGGTTCAGGCGGAGACCACTCAGAGTACCCACACAGCGACCcagcttccctctctcccacccacgaGTCACAACAGCCTCTGCAACAACAAAGCCTACCAGCCGATCCCCCAGGCCCCAGGGAAGGAGCTTTCGTCCCAGTTTCTGAGCAGAATGGAGTGTCATCCAGCCTGGCAATGCACACCGCTAACGGACCCCTGCCCATGGACCTCTCAGTAGAGCCCCATCTAGTCAACCATGGAGAGTACCCATACTCGGTGACCTATAATGGGCCTGTGTGTTCATCTGCActgccctcccccagccccagcaccactAGCAGTGGGAGCCAGGCCCAGGGGGCTAATGCTAATGCTAGCACCAACCCCTCAATTACCAGACAGCAGTCAGTCCCCCAGCAGCTGAACTGTGGTCAGACTGCTGGGGGGCCCATGCCTGCCTTCCAGCCCTTCTTCTTCACAAGCACGTTCCCGGTCAATGTACAAG AGCTGGTTTTGAAAGTGCGTATCCAGAACCCCAATGCACGTGAGAACGACTTCATCGAGGTGGAGCTGGACAGACAGGAGCTGACGTACCGCGCCCTGCTCAGGGTGTGCTGCCGGGAGTTGGACCTCAGCGCTGAGCACGTGGAGAAGATCCGCAAGCTGCCCAACACCATGCTGAGAAAG GACAAAGACGTGGCACGGCTGCAGGACTTCCAGGAGCTGGAGGTAGTCCTGGAGAAGGCAGAGGGCCTGTCCCTGTTCTCTGCGGCTGGCAGTCTCACAGACAGACCCTGTTACAACATGAAGGCTTCTAGGCTCACCTATTAG
- the ankrd40 gene encoding ankyrin repeat domain-containing protein 40 isoform X1, producing MRRTTSYYLRTSSTCVSRNELQERLREASALGDIDEVRNLVESGVNVNSQNEINGWTCLHWACKRNHKHVVSYLLNSGADKEILTAKDELAAQLTSKPEIKRLLGGKLQKVPEVKELELPFIPNYLSNPPFMYSKMDNKAELILNPLSNQNGSGGDHSEYPHSDPASLSPTHESQQPLQQQSLPADPPGPREGAFVPVSEQNGVSSSLAMHTANGPLPMDLSVEPHLVNHGEYPYSVTYNGPVCSSALPSPSPSTTSSGSQAQGANANASTNPSITRQQSVPQQLNCGQTAGGPMPAFQPFFFTSTFPVNVQELVLKVRIQNPNARENDFIEVELDRQELTYRALLRVCCRELDLSAEHVEKIRKLPNTMLRKDKDVARLQDFQELEVVLEKAEGLSLFSAAGSLTDRPCYNMKASRLTY from the exons ATGAGAAGAACAACCAGCTATTATCTGCGAACATCATCAACTTGTGTTAGTCGAAAC GAATTGCAGGAGCGGTTGAGAGAGGCGTCTGCGCTTGGGGACATTGACGAAGTGCGGAATTTAGTAGAGAGCGGAGTAAATGTCAACTCACAAAATGAAATAAATGGATG GACCTGTTTGCACTGGGCCTGCAAGCGAAACCACAAACATGTGGTGTCATACCTGCTGAACTCTGGTGCTGACAAAGAAATCCTCACAGCTAAGGATGAGTTGGCTGCTCAGCTAACTTCCAAACCAGAAATCAAAAGACTGTTGGGAGGAAAGCTGCAA AAAGTGCCTGAAGTCAAAGAGCTTGAGTTGCCATTCATCCCAAATTACCTTTCCAACCCTCCGTTTATGTATAGCAAAATGGACAACAAGGCTGAGCTTATCCTTAACCCGCTGTCAAACCAAAATGGTTCAGGCGGAGACCACTCAGAGTACCCACACAGCGACCcagcttccctctctcccacccacgaGTCACAACAGCCTCTGCAACAACAAAGCCTACCAGCCGATCCCCCAGGCCCCAGGGAAGGAGCTTTCGTCCCAGTTTCTGAGCAGAATGGAGTGTCATCCAGCCTGGCAATGCACACCGCTAACGGACCCCTGCCCATGGACCTCTCAGTAGAGCCCCATCTAGTCAACCATGGAGAGTACCCATACTCGGTGACCTATAATGGGCCTGTGTGTTCATCTGCActgccctcccccagccccagcaccactAGCAGTGGGAGCCAGGCCCAGGGGGCTAATGCTAATGCTAGCACCAACCCCTCAATTACCAGACAGCAGTCAGTCCCCCAGCAGCTGAACTGTGGTCAGACTGCTGGGGGGCCCATGCCTGCCTTCCAGCCCTTCTTCTTCACAAGCACGTTCCCGGTCAATGTACAAG AGCTGGTTTTGAAAGTGCGTATCCAGAACCCCAATGCACGTGAGAACGACTTCATCGAGGTGGAGCTGGACAGACAGGAGCTGACGTACCGCGCCCTGCTCAGGGTGTGCTGCCGGGAGTTGGACCTCAGCGCTGAGCACGTGGAGAAGATCCGCAAGCTGCCCAACACCATGCTGAGAAAG GACAAAGACGTGGCACGGCTGCAGGACTTCCAGGAGCTGGAGGTAGTCCTGGAGAAGGCAGAGGGCCTGTCCCTGTTCTCTGCGGCTGGCAGTCTCACAGACAGACCCTGTTACAACATGAAGGCTTCTAGGCTCACCTATTAG
- the ankrd40 gene encoding ankyrin repeat domain-containing protein 40 isoform X2, which translates to MSTTSLDKELQERLREASALGDIDEVRNLVESGVNVNSQNEINGWTCLHWACKRNHKHVVSYLLNSGADKEILTAKDELAAQLTSKPEIKRLLGGKLQKVPEVKELELPFIPNYLSNPPFMYSKMDNKAELILNPLSNQNGSGGDHSEYPHSDPASLSPTHESQQPLQQQSLPADPPGPREGAFVPVSEQNGVSSSLAMHTANGPLPMDLSVEPHLVNHGEYPYSVTYNGPVCSSALPSPSPSTTSSGSQAQGANANASTNPSITRQQSVPQQLNCGQTAGGPMPAFQPFFFTSTFPVNVQELVLKVRIQNPNARENDFIEVELDRQELTYRALLRVCCRELDLSAEHVEKIRKLPNTMLRKDKDVARLQDFQELEVVLEKAEGLSLFSAAGSLTDRPCYNMKASRLTY; encoded by the exons ATGTCAACAACTTCGCTGGATAAGGAATTGCAGGAGCGGTTGAGAGAGGCGTCTGCGCTTGGGGACATTGACGAAGTGCGGAATTTAGTAGAGAGCGGAGTAAATGTCAACTCACAAAATGAAATAAATGGATG GACCTGTTTGCACTGGGCCTGCAAGCGAAACCACAAACATGTGGTGTCATACCTGCTGAACTCTGGTGCTGACAAAGAAATCCTCACAGCTAAGGATGAGTTGGCTGCTCAGCTAACTTCCAAACCAGAAATCAAAAGACTGTTGGGAGGAAAGCTGCAA AAAGTGCCTGAAGTCAAAGAGCTTGAGTTGCCATTCATCCCAAATTACCTTTCCAACCCTCCGTTTATGTATAGCAAAATGGACAACAAGGCTGAGCTTATCCTTAACCCGCTGTCAAACCAAAATGGTTCAGGCGGAGACCACTCAGAGTACCCACACAGCGACCcagcttccctctctcccacccacgaGTCACAACAGCCTCTGCAACAACAAAGCCTACCAGCCGATCCCCCAGGCCCCAGGGAAGGAGCTTTCGTCCCAGTTTCTGAGCAGAATGGAGTGTCATCCAGCCTGGCAATGCACACCGCTAACGGACCCCTGCCCATGGACCTCTCAGTAGAGCCCCATCTAGTCAACCATGGAGAGTACCCATACTCGGTGACCTATAATGGGCCTGTGTGTTCATCTGCActgccctcccccagccccagcaccactAGCAGTGGGAGCCAGGCCCAGGGGGCTAATGCTAATGCTAGCACCAACCCCTCAATTACCAGACAGCAGTCAGTCCCCCAGCAGCTGAACTGTGGTCAGACTGCTGGGGGGCCCATGCCTGCCTTCCAGCCCTTCTTCTTCACAAGCACGTTCCCGGTCAATGTACAAG AGCTGGTTTTGAAAGTGCGTATCCAGAACCCCAATGCACGTGAGAACGACTTCATCGAGGTGGAGCTGGACAGACAGGAGCTGACGTACCGCGCCCTGCTCAGGGTGTGCTGCCGGGAGTTGGACCTCAGCGCTGAGCACGTGGAGAAGATCCGCAAGCTGCCCAACACCATGCTGAGAAAG GACAAAGACGTGGCACGGCTGCAGGACTTCCAGGAGCTGGAGGTAGTCCTGGAGAAGGCAGAGGGCCTGTCCCTGTTCTCTGCGGCTGGCAGTCTCACAGACAGACCCTGTTACAACATGAAGGCTTCTAGGCTCACCTATTAG